ACACCGCAGGTGTGGTGTTGAAGAACACCAGGTGACGCTTGAGGGCCGCCACCTGATCTTCTTTCAGCGGGTACAGGCGCTTGATGGCGGGGATCATGTCGTAGCAAAAGCCCAATCCATGAATACGTTCAAAGTTGAAAGACGCCTGCTGCAGGTTGGAGCGAACAAACATGCTAAACAGGTCAGATTTGGTCAGTTTTTTCTGTTCCATGATGGGCTCCGTTAGTCATCAAGCTGGTCAAGGGCGGTAGAGGAGGCGGCTTGCGCCTGCGGCTCGGCTTTGCGCCACTGCGGGTTCAACTGGATGTAGACCAGCGCAATAATCGCGCCGACGCCACCAAAGGCCAGCAGGCTCAGGTCGAGGTAACCACCGGCGATAAAGCCGAGGAAGAAGAAGGGCATCAGGTACTTCACGCCCATCATGCGCAGCACCATGGCGTAGCCGACCACCACGATAAAACCACCGGCAATTTGCAGGCCGCGAGTGACGAACTCCGGGATGGCGTTCAGCATATTGCTGACCATATCGGCACTGACAAACAGCGAAACAATCAACGCCGGGATGGCGACGCGTAGCGCCTGGACGCCCAGCGCGGAGACGTGGAGGATATCGATGGTGCGAAAACGCGCCTCTTCTGCGGCCTTATCCGCCGCATGCTGGAACACGACGGTGATAGTCCGGGCGAAGACGGTCAGGACCTGGCCTGCCGCCGCCACCGGCAGCGCGATAGCGATACCGGTCGCGATGCTCTGCTGGCCGACGATCACCAGAATGGCGGAGATAATACTGGCGAGCGCAGAGTCCGGAGACTGCGCGGCACCGACGTTCATCCAGCCAAGCGCGATCAGCTCCAGCGTCCCGCCGAGCATCACCCCGGTTTTTAAATCACCGAGGATCAGGCCGATAACCGTACAGGCAATGAGCGGGCGGTGAGTCTGAAATTCATCCAGCACGCTGCCCATCCCGGCAATACAGGAAAATATAAATATGGCGATAATTTGTAGGGTACTGATTTCCATAATGGGTCACCTTAAAGTGTGAACATCCCTGCCTGTTAAAGCATTTACACGTCGTCATTCAGGCTGCCTCTTTGTTGGCGGCATTACTCGTCTCATCCATGAGACTCGCCCTGACGGGCCGTCGCTTCGCAACGTTCAAATCTGTTCCCGACAGATTTGTGACTCACCCCAGTCACATAGTTATCTATGCTCCAGGGGATTCGCTCATTTGTCGCCGCGATGCATCCAGAATGACTGTGTGTATAAATACAGGCGCTTTTATTTATTCAGCGAACGACAGTTCTTTTATTTTTTCGAGAATATTAATGGATGGATCGGAGGCGACCACGCGCAAATCCAGGGTAACGCCAAATTTATCCAGTTCACGAAACGCATTAATATCATCGTCATCTAAGGATACGGCTTTGGTTAATTGTTTTTTACCCGGTCGCCAGGCCATGCCGCCAATATTTAAGGTGGCAATTTTCACGCCCTGTTTGACCATCGCCAGCGCATCCTGTGGACGAGTAAATAAATAAAAAACCGTTTCGTTCTGATACTGCGGATTATGATAAACCGCGACGGCTTTTTCGATATTCACCACGTTGACCTTCATCCCCGGCGGGGCGGCCTGACGTAATAATGTCCGGCGGACTTCATCGTTATAAACCTCGTCATTACAGATAATAATCCGCTGGGCATTCGCCACCTTCGACCAGACGGTGGTGACCTGACCGTGGATCAGGCGGTCATCAATACGGGCAAGGGTAATATTCATCAGAAATCCTCTTCGGTCGTTTCCAGATGCTGCCAGACCACGCAGGTTTGTTGGGCAATGGTCGTCAGGTGTTCGCACAGTTCATCCACATTCATACTGCTCTGGTTATCCACCAGTTCCAGCGCCAGCGGCAGGGAAAGTCCGCTGATCACCCGGATGTCCGGATTGCGCATCGCCAGCGATGCTGCAGCGTTCCAGGGACTGCCGCACTGCAGGTCGACGGCTATCAGCCATTCATCATTAGTGTGAGTGCTTACTAACTTTTCTAGCTTTGTAATGATGTCGCTGACGTTCTCGCCGGGGACAAACGCCACCGCCTCGACGTTGGCGTCACCGTAGACCATCTGCACCGATTCCAGCATGGCGCAGGCCAGTTTGCCGTGAGCACAGAAGATTGCATTAACCATAACGCCTCCTTAGCCGCGCGTTTTTCCGCCCGCAATGTTAGTGGTTACTCCGGTAATGTAGCTGGCACGTTCTGACAGAAGATAACAAACAAAATCAGCGACTTCGGTCAGACGTCCAGAGCGACCAATCGGAATGGCGTTCTTGCTATAGCCTTCGCGCAGTTGATCAACGGTGATATTGCGGGTCCAGGCCAGCGCCTCTTCATATTCCGGCGTGCGCAGTCCGGTTTTTTCCAGAATCCCGGGGGCAATTCCGACCACGCGAATACCGTGTTTACCCAGCTCTTTTGACCAGGAACGGGTGAAGCTATTCAGTGCCGCCTTCGTTGCGGCATAGCAGCTCTGGCCTTCTGATCCTTCCAGCCCGCTTTCAGAAGAGACGTTAACGATGACGCCGTTACGCTGTTTCACCATCTGGCGCGCTACCGCTTGTGACATTAAGAACACGCCTTTCTGGTTGATATTGACCATTTTTTCAAACGCGGCTTCGTTTAATTCATATTTTCCAGCCGGGGCTTTTTCATCCACCAGCAGGCGGGGAAAGTTAACGCCGGCATTATTAACCAGACCGTCAATTCGACCAAAGCGCTGAATAATTTCATCCACGGTGTGATGAACCTCTTTAGCGCTGGAAATATCCGTTGGCCAGAAGTGGTAGTTATTGCTGCCTTCATTTTTTGCTGCACCACCGTGAATATCCGCCATTTGGACATTCGCACCTTGTGCTAATAATTCTTCGACAATAGCTAAGCCAATTCCGGATGCGCCGCCGGTGACAATAATGACTTTATCCTGTAGATTTAACCACGTTTGCATAATTAACTCCCAATTTCAGAGAAGGGGATCCTGCATAAAATAAATTACGTCAGGATCAATATGAATATATCTACTTCAACAATAATTCAGCGGTATGGCTGTTAGTGACTAAACCGTTGATATATTTTCCCCGCAATGCGCCGAGAATACCGCTTAGTTTCTCTTCACCCATTGCGATGCCGATGGAATAACGCGCTTGTTTTAATTTGTTGGTTTCGATGGAGAGTGTTTTTTCGCTCATAGTGGTCTCCACCGTTACGCCGTTGATATCGTAAAAGCGCGAGCAAATGTCTCCGGCAACCTGGCGGGCGTGCAGGTCGTCACTCTCTTCGCTTCCGTAAAATGCGTGCCAGTTTGCGCCGTCGCGAATTGCCGGAGAACCGATGCCCACCAGTGCAACATCCAGATTCTCCCAGTAGGCAGAAATCGACTTAAAGTGCTGGGACTGCATGATACCGTTACGAATCAATGGGTTTTCCAGCAATGCAGGGAAATCGGCAAGGTGTGATTCTCCTTTCAGCTTTGCCGCTGCGCCGTAGGTCAGCGTATTGACGTGATAGCGGCTCTCAAGCTTACCGGACGGCCCGCCGATGATCGGCACACAAATCAACTGACGTGCCTGACTGGCCGGCGACAATCCCTCGACCAGCGCGCATACCGCGCGTCCCCAGGAAAAACCAATGATGTCGCCGGGCTCCAGTAAACGTTCCAGCAGCTGTGCGCCATGCACGCCCATCATCGCGAGTTGTTCCTCTTCCTGCTCGTTATCGCAGGTGATCACCACCGCCTCTTTGAGGCCGAATCGTTGTTTGAGCTGCTGTTCCAGCCACAGGTTTTCGTTGTAGTCGTAGTTGATGGCAATGGTGACGATGCCCTGTTCGCGACCGCGTTTCAGCAGGCGGCTGATAGTCGTGCGATAAATCCCCAGTTCACGGGCGATCTGCGCTTGTGTCATATCCTGTTCGTAATAGAGCTGCGCTATTTTTACGATCAGGCGGATATCATCACTGTTTTCCGTCGCCATCTGTAGACTCCTGCACATTTGTGCAAATCACGAACCAGCCTTCTTGATCTGATATAACCTGATAACAGCGGGAGTTCAAAGCGATTTTCTCTTCTTTCCACGTCCTGAGCTGGCGGTTTGTGTTGCACATATGATGTGAGGGGTGATCGTTGTTGGCACAGATGTGCAGGAAATCCTAATATCTTGATTCTGTTGATTTTCACTCAACAAAATTGCACGCAAAGATCGGCAACACTTTTGTGTTGAAAGGTGTGGCGGATCACAAATAGCGTTGAGGTCATTCTGCACGATTATTTTTTATCGCCAGCAAGGTAGGGTATATTCCGCATTCAAAGGAGAAATTATGCTGCCCGACTCATCATCCATTCGACTCAACAAATACATCAGTGAAAGCGGAATCTGCTCGCGTCGCGAAGCGGATCGCTTCATCGAGCAAGGGAACGTCTTCATCAATGGCAAACGCGCCACCATTGGCGACCAGGTAATGCCTGGCGACGTCGTGAAGGTGAATGGTCGGTTGATTGAGCCGCGTGAAGCAGAGGATTTGGTCTTTATCGCGCTGAACAAGCCGGTGGGGATCGTAAGCACCACTGAAGACAGCGAACGTGACAACATTGTTGATTTTGTTAACCACAGCAAGCGCGTATTCCCGATTGGTCGTCTGGATAAAGACTCCCAGGGGCTGATCTTTCTGACCAACCACGGCGATCTGGTGAATAAGATCCTGCGGGCCGGTAACGATCACGAAAAAGAGTATCTGGTCACGGTCGACAAACCGGTTACGGATGAGTTTATTCGTGGGATGAGTGCGGGCGTGCCGATTCTGGGCACCGTCACCAAAAAGTGTAAGGTGAAGAAAGAGGCGCCGTTTGTATTCCGCATTACTCTGATCCAGGGGCTGAACCGTCAGATCCGGCGCATGTGCGAACATTTCGGTTATGAAGTGACGAAGCTTGAACGTACGCGCATCATGAACGTTGGCCTCTCCGGTCTGCCGCTGGGTGAATGGCGTGACCTGACGGATGATGAGCTAATTACGCTGTTTAAACTTATCGAAAATTCCACTTCGGAGGCGAAACCGAAGGCGAAAGCGAAGCCGAAAACGGCGGGAATCAAGCGCCCGGTGGTGAAAATCGAAAAGACGGCGGAGAAAGAGAAATCACGCCCGGCGGCAAACGGTAAACGCTTTACCGCACCGGGGCGTAAGAAGAAAGGGCGTTAACGCCTGCCTCGCGTTGGCGTATTTGCGGACCAGGAAAAAGAGGCTTCCGCATCCGGTTTATAAGCCTGCTTTTTCTTCAACTGGCGGGCTTTTTTTGCCTCGGCTTCGCGTAAGACCATCAGCTTATCAATGTACTCTTTCTTCACGCTGTTGGTCTCTGCGTTGGTCAGTTGACGACCGTGCGCGATGCGGGCGCGATCAAGTAGCGTCTTCAGTTCGCGCTGTTCGCGCTCGGTCATCTCTTTTTGGGTAATGCGGGGGAGTGCCATACGGGTGCCCTCTGTCTGCCAGGTGATTTCAGTGTACGGCAATACGCCACGGGCGGATAGCGCTCAGTCAGCAATACGCAGTTTTCCTGCAAAATCCTGCTGTATATAACCCGTTGTTTTAAATCCCTTATCCGTAATGACGTGATCGATCTCTTTGAGCGTGGCGATACACATCACGCCATCCTGACCAAATTTAGTATGGTCGGCGAGAATCACGGATTTTTTACTCATTGCAATCATTGCTTTGGCAACGTAAGCCTCATCAAAGCTCTTCACGAGTATGCCATGCTGCGGTGAAATGCCGCCCGCGCCGATAAAACAGATATCGGCGTGAATCGCGTTAATCTGCTGGCACACCGAGACGCCCAGATTGGCGCGGAAATGGTAATCATATTCGCCGCCTAAGACATAGACACGCGCCTGGAGATTATGCTCTTTTATTTTATCGGCAATTAATGCGGAATTAGTAATAACGGAAAATGCGAGAGGGGGTAAGTGTTCGGCAAGAATAAGATTCGTGGTACAGGAATCAATAAACAGCGTATCGCGCTCGCTAACCATTCCTGCGGCAACTTTACCAATCGCCATTTTTTCTTCGCGATGCGCATCTATTCTTGCGCCAAATGCATCTTCCTGGACAACTTGTTTTTTGACTGCACCACCGTGAATTTTGGTGATTTGACCTTCAGACTCCAGTAAAGAGAGATCGCGGCGAATGGTTTCTGAGGTCACGTTTAGCGTTTCTGATAATTTAATAACGGTCACTTCACCGAATTTGTTTAATTCATCAAGAATGTGTTTTCTTCTTTTAATCGGGTTCATTATTTTCCGCCTGGGTCGAGCTTTGCCGCATGGTAACTGGATGCGCAGAGCAACGCAACCACTCCAGCGCGCAGACGATACCCTCATCATCATTCGTGGCTGTCACATAATGGGCCTGACGTTTCACGTTATCTGGCGCGTTGCCCATTGCGATGCCGACCCCGGCAACGGCAAACATACTGATGTCGTTCTGCTGATCGCCAATGGCGGCAATCTCTGCGGCTGGCCGATTTAATTGCCTGGCGATTTCATTTATTGCATAGCCTTTATTAATCTCGCCGCGTTGAATATCAATGTAATTCCCGCCAGTGATTGTCGCCTTATAGTCATCAGGCAACAGGCCGTTTATTTTCAGACACAGATCGTCGATCCTGTCGTGTTCTGCCACCAGCGTGATTTTAAATATATCGCGACGATTAAAAATATTCCCTGGTGCGGCGTTAATAAGCGGTAATTCAAATAAGTCGGCCTCATACGATGTCCATGGCGCGATAAGGCGATCGTAACGGTGATAAATAGCCTGTGCAGTGAAAAAATGGTGAGGGTAGCGGGACAGCGAAATATGTCGGTCAATATCTCTGAGATCCATTCGGGTGAGCGGGGCAGAATGCAAAATGCGCGGC
The DNA window shown above is from Citrobacter farmeri and carries:
- a CDS encoding DUF3811 domain-containing protein encodes the protein MALPRITQKEMTEREQRELKTLLDRARIAHGRQLTNAETNSVKKEYIDKLMVLREAEAKKARQLKKKQAYKPDAEASFSWSANTPTRGRR
- a CDS encoding SDR family oxidoreductase, producing MQTWLNLQDKVIIVTGGASGIGLAIVEELLAQGANVQMADIHGGAAKNEGSNNYHFWPTDISSAKEVHHTVDEIIQRFGRIDGLVNNAGVNFPRLLVDEKAPAGKYELNEAAFEKMVNINQKGVFLMSQAVARQMVKQRNGVIVNVSSESGLEGSEGQSCYAATKAALNSFTRSWSKELGKHGIRVVGIAPGILEKTGLRTPEYEEALAWTRNITVDQLREGYSKNAIPIGRSGRLTEVADFVCYLLSERASYITGVTTNIAGGKTRG
- a CDS encoding mannose/fructose/sorbose PTS transporter subunit IIA, coding for MVNAIFCAHGKLACAMLESVQMVYGDANVEAVAFVPGENVSDIITKLEKLVSTHTNDEWLIAVDLQCGSPWNAAASLAMRNPDIRVISGLSLPLALELVDNQSSMNVDELCEHLTTIAQQTCVVWQHLETTEEDF
- a CDS encoding sugar-binding transcriptional regulator encodes the protein MATENSDDIRLIVKIAQLYYEQDMTQAQIARELGIYRTTISRLLKRGREQGIVTIAINYDYNENLWLEQQLKQRFGLKEAVVITCDNEQEEEQLAMMGVHGAQLLERLLEPGDIIGFSWGRAVCALVEGLSPASQARQLICVPIIGGPSGKLESRYHVNTLTYGAAAKLKGESHLADFPALLENPLIRNGIMQSQHFKSISAYWENLDVALVGIGSPAIRDGANWHAFYGSEESDDLHARQVAGDICSRFYDINGVTVETTMSEKTLSIETNKLKQARYSIGIAMGEEKLSGILGALRGKYINGLVTNSHTAELLLK
- a CDS encoding DeoR/GlpR family DNA-binding transcription regulator — its product is MNPIKRRKHILDELNKFGEVTVIKLSETLNVTSETIRRDLSLLESEGQITKIHGGAVKKQVVQEDAFGARIDAHREEKMAIGKVAAGMVSERDTLFIDSCTTNLILAEHLPPLAFSVITNSALIADKIKEHNLQARVYVLGGEYDYHFRANLGVSVCQQINAIHADICFIGAGGISPQHGILVKSFDEAYVAKAMIAMSKKSVILADHTKFGQDGVMCIATLKEIDHVITDKGFKTTGYIQQDFAGKLRIAD
- a CDS encoding mannose/fructose/sorbose PTS transporter subunit IIB; this encodes MNITLARIDDRLIHGQVTTVWSKVANAQRIIICNDEVYNDEVRRTLLRQAAPPGMKVNVVNIEKAVAVYHNPQYQNETVFYLFTRPQDALAMVKQGVKIATLNIGGMAWRPGKKQLTKAVSLDDDDINAFRELDKFGVTLDLRVVASDPSINILEKIKELSFAE
- the rluF gene encoding 23S rRNA pseudouridine(2604) synthase RluF is translated as MLPDSSSIRLNKYISESGICSRREADRFIEQGNVFINGKRATIGDQVMPGDVVKVNGRLIEPREAEDLVFIALNKPVGIVSTTEDSERDNIVDFVNHSKRVFPIGRLDKDSQGLIFLTNHGDLVNKILRAGNDHEKEYLVTVDKPVTDEFIRGMSAGVPILGTVTKKCKVKKEAPFVFRITLIQGLNRQIRRMCEHFGYEVTKLERTRIMNVGLSGLPLGEWRDLTDDELITLFKLIENSTSEAKPKAKAKPKTAGIKRPVVKIEKTAEKEKSRPAANGKRFTAPGRKKKGR
- a CDS encoding Cof-type HAD-IIB family hydrolase, with the translated sequence MLLVTDLDGTLLTSQKTISPRTRQALVEFRQHGGLLAACSARPVSSMARLLQQQQVETLFGWCAGFNGGQILEMAQPRILHSAPLTRMDLRDIDRHISLSRYPHHFFTAQAIYHRYDRLIAPWTSYEADLFELPLINAAPGNIFNRRDIFKITLVAEHDRIDDLCLKINGLLPDDYKATITGGNYIDIQRGEINKGYAINEIARQLNRPAAEIAAIGDQQNDISMFAVAGVGIAMGNAPDNVKRQAHYVTATNDDEGIVCALEWLRCSAHPVTMRQSSTQAENNEPD
- a CDS encoding PTS mannose/fructose/sorbose transporter subunit IIC codes for the protein MEISTLQIIAIFIFSCIAGMGSVLDEFQTHRPLIACTVIGLILGDLKTGVMLGGTLELIALGWMNVGAAQSPDSALASIISAILVIVGQQSIATGIAIALPVAAAGQVLTVFARTITVVFQHAADKAAEEARFRTIDILHVSALGVQALRVAIPALIVSLFVSADMVSNMLNAIPEFVTRGLQIAGGFIVVVGYAMVLRMMGVKYLMPFFFLGFIAGGYLDLSLLAFGGVGAIIALVYIQLNPQWRKAEPQAQAASSTALDQLDD